The genomic interval CAATTATCTACTTTTCAAGTGAAAGAATTGGAAATATTGTAAGTTGATAAATTGAATTTGTGAATAAACAGATGGCAGTATTTTATTAAGAATTATGAGCCATTTTCTATCTCAATTATAAAAATTTCTATTGCCTTATTTATCAAAAAAAAATAATTTTATTTTTTTAATTTTAGAGAATTTCATACTTCCAAATTAGCCAGCTGACCACATGCAGCATCAATGTCTTTTCCTCTACTGCGACGAACAGTTATCATAATGCCATGTTTGAGTACTTCTTTTGCAAATTGATTTATCCGATCCGTAGATGACTTTTCAAAATCTAAACCGCGGACAGGATTATATTCTATTACATTTACCATCACAGGAAATTGAGAACAAAGCCTCACCAGGTTTTTTGCATCAGAAGAATGGTCATTAATTTCATGGAAGGCAATATATTCGAAGCTCACACGATTTTTTGTTTTTTGGTAATAATATTTTAAAGCCTCCATCAAACTTGCAAGATTGTTAGTTTCATTAATAGCCATTATTTGATTTCTTTTCTTATCATCTGCTGCATGTAATGACAAAGCTAAATTAACTTTTGACTGATCATCGGCTAATTTTTTGATCATTTTGGCAATTCCAGCAGTAGAAATTGTGATCCTTTTTGGAGCCAGATTTGGCCCTTTTCCGGAGGTCAAGCGTTCAATACTATGGAGTACATTTTTATAGTTAAGTAAAGGCTCGCCCATACCCATATAAACTACATTTGTTACCGGTTTTCCATAAAGTTCCAGACATTTTTGATTCACAATAAAATATTGATCAAAAATTTCAGACGCAGTCAGTTGTCTTAATAAACCCATTTGTCCGGTAGCGCAAAAAGCACAGGATAAACTGCAGCCTGCTTGCGAAGAAACACAGACAGTAAACCTATTTTCATCAGAAACAGGAATTAAAACGGATTCAATAAAATATCCATCGTGTAATTTAAACTTAAACTTTAAAGTACCATCATTGCTAGTTTGCATTTTTTCAACTAAAACAGAAGGTATAAAAAAGTGTAAATCCAACAATTCACGTTGGTTCTTTGACAAATTACTCATTTCTTCAAATTGTCGTACCCCATGTTTCCAGAGCCATTCTTCAATTTGTTTTAATCGATATTTCTCCCACCCAAGCTTTGATAAAGATTGATATAGTTGTTCTTGATTCA from Saprospiraceae bacterium carries:
- the rlmN gene encoding 23S rRNA (adenine(2503)-C(2))-methyltransferase RlmN, whose amino-acid sequence is MNINKTDILALNQEQLYQSLSKLGWEKYRLKQIEEWLWKHGVRQFEEMSNLSKNQRELLDLHFFIPSVLVEKMQTSNDGTLKFKFKLHDGYFIESVLIPVSDENRFTVCVSSQAGCSLSCAFCATGQMGLLRQLTASEIFDQYFIVNQKCLELYGKPVTNVVYMGMGEPLLNYKNVLHSIERLTSGKGPNLAPKRITISTAGIAKMIKKLADDQSKVNLALSLHAADDKKRNQIMAINETNNLASLMEALKYYYQKTKNRVSFEYIAFHEINDHSSDAKNLVRLCSQFPVMVNVIEYNPVRGLDFEKSSTDRINQFAKEVLKHGIMITVRRSRGKDIDAACGQLANLEV